The Natronoglycomyces albus genome has a segment encoding these proteins:
- a CDS encoding UTP--glucose-1-phosphate uridylyltransferase, with amino-acid sequence MSPHLRRPASYAASMSEAKPRRARKAVIPAAGDATRFLPATKAVPKELLPVVDKPVLQFIVAEAAGAGLDSLLVTARGKEAMENHFDARFDLEDKLIKKGDKARLEAIREPERLANVYAIRQGGALGLGHAVGRAASYVGEEPFAVLLADEFYRDGDPLLNRMVDVQAEKGGIVLALLEVEPEQVVRYGVAAIETLPDSDDVVRVTGMVEKPAIADAPSNYILVGRYVLPSEIFPVLDNTGPGAGGEIQLTDAMETMRAQGTSVHAVIVSSDRFDTGEPLGYLQTVVELASERDDLPEFRTWLREFAAKL; translated from the coding sequence GTGTCTCCCCACCTACGCCGACCAGCCAGCTACGCTGCAAGCATGTCTGAAGCCAAACCGCGCCGCGCCCGCAAGGCCGTCATCCCCGCCGCAGGTGACGCCACGCGATTCCTCCCGGCCACCAAAGCAGTACCCAAGGAACTCCTCCCGGTAGTAGACAAACCGGTCCTACAATTCATCGTCGCCGAAGCAGCTGGAGCGGGCCTCGACTCACTCCTAGTCACCGCCCGAGGCAAAGAAGCCATGGAAAACCACTTCGACGCCCGCTTCGACCTCGAAGACAAACTCATCAAAAAAGGCGACAAGGCCCGACTCGAAGCCATCCGCGAACCCGAAAGACTCGCCAACGTCTACGCCATCCGCCAAGGCGGAGCTCTCGGCCTGGGCCACGCGGTCGGCCGCGCCGCCTCCTACGTCGGCGAGGAGCCGTTCGCCGTCCTGCTAGCTGACGAGTTCTACCGCGACGGCGACCCCCTGCTCAACCGCATGGTTGACGTACAGGCCGAAAAAGGCGGCATCGTCCTAGCCCTCCTGGAAGTCGAACCCGAACAAGTCGTCCGCTACGGGGTCGCCGCCATCGAGACTCTCCCCGACAGCGACGACGTCGTCCGCGTCACCGGCATGGTCGAGAAACCCGCCATCGCCGATGCGCCCTCCAACTACATCCTCGTCGGCCGCTACGTCCTGCCCAGCGAGATCTTCCCCGTCCTCGACAACACCGGCCCCGGAGCCGGAGGAGAAATCCAACTCACCGACGCCATGGAAACCATGCGCGCCCAAGGCACCAGCGTCCACGCCGTCATCGTCTCCTCAGACCGCTTCGACACCGGCGAACCACTGGGATACCTCCAAACCGTTGTCGAATTGGCCAGCGAACGCGACGACTTGCCCGAGTTTCGTACCTGGTTGCGTGAATTTGCTGCGAAACTGTAA
- a CDS encoding diguanylate cyclase → MSLRARLTTAFLVVVLGPVLVGAIFVGVIVTAVSDTRTAEQLERASVMVESTIGTACERIQTSAATMALAHSHTGEDVAGEIAQLIVQRDIADSVVVDNGDSKHFYGAAMPNGVHAVCDEPIPQAASQGAIVALSATGELQDSEGNLIATYTATRLVNQNFLDQLARATDSHLTLIDGRDPPLTAGISDTEEDFITADSVLPIHIGVPASSMAPMYWTLASMVAISAICAVALAAWLSRSTTRPLTDLSEATRRVADGNLESRVPVRGRDEVAHLATRFNQMTMQLQRYVQALTSSRDQIRGQLKRLGQTLSSTLDLDRILEVILETAIVSTSASAGLIVLVDVDDPDLLVQRAGEGELGIDDVVRVRIGHGILGGIAAAGKPFRGRIVEGETGGYVRVAGEPRASTMIAVPFTGSGPGGTALEHVPVGNTLGVLVLYNRYGGQEFNSSDLQTLGTFAKQASVAVENVLLHRQAERLSLTDPLTGLWNYRFLQVSLQREIDRVRRFNRPSALLAIDLDHFKAVNDTYGHPVGDQVLAEVARRLNAQIRDVDSAFRQGGEEFMVLLPETNTAGANTVAERLSQAVSSQPFTVRLPGDKQSIQLNITISLGIAVFGEHGSNTGEIISAADNALYAAKSAGRDTWRVAQAH, encoded by the coding sequence GTGTCACTGCGCGCGCGACTGACGACAGCCTTTCTTGTCGTTGTGCTCGGGCCCGTGTTGGTCGGAGCGATTTTTGTCGGCGTCATCGTCACGGCTGTCTCCGACACCCGGACCGCCGAGCAGTTGGAACGTGCCTCCGTCATGGTCGAATCCACCATCGGCACCGCGTGCGAACGTATCCAGACTTCCGCGGCCACGATGGCGTTGGCCCACTCGCACACCGGCGAAGACGTCGCCGGGGAGATCGCACAACTCATTGTCCAACGCGACATCGCTGACAGCGTCGTCGTCGACAATGGTGACAGCAAACACTTCTACGGCGCGGCGATGCCCAACGGTGTCCACGCCGTATGCGACGAACCGATCCCCCAAGCAGCCTCGCAGGGAGCGATCGTCGCCCTTTCGGCGACAGGAGAGCTACAGGACTCCGAGGGCAACCTCATCGCCACCTACACCGCGACCCGGTTGGTCAACCAGAACTTTCTCGATCAGCTGGCCCGCGCCACCGACTCCCACTTGACGTTGATAGACGGCCGCGACCCGCCACTGACCGCAGGCATCTCCGATACCGAAGAAGACTTCATCACGGCCGACAGCGTCCTTCCCATCCATATCGGCGTGCCCGCCTCCTCCATGGCCCCCATGTACTGGACCCTCGCCTCCATGGTGGCGATCTCCGCCATCTGCGCGGTCGCGTTGGCCGCCTGGCTATCCCGTTCCACCACCCGCCCCCTCACCGATCTGTCTGAAGCCACCCGCCGAGTCGCCGACGGCAATCTCGAATCCCGCGTGCCCGTGCGCGGCCGCGACGAAGTGGCGCACCTAGCCACCCGGTTCAACCAAATGACCATGCAACTGCAGCGATACGTGCAAGCCCTCACCTCCAGTCGCGACCAGATACGCGGCCAACTCAAGCGGCTCGGACAAACCCTCTCCTCAACCCTGGACCTCGACCGCATCCTCGAAGTGATCCTAGAGACGGCGATCGTGTCCACCTCAGCCTCAGCCGGACTGATCGTCCTAGTCGACGTCGATGACCCGGATTTGTTGGTACAGCGAGCAGGTGAAGGCGAATTGGGAATCGACGACGTCGTCCGCGTTCGCATCGGCCATGGCATCCTCGGTGGCATCGCGGCCGCTGGAAAACCGTTCCGGGGCCGCATCGTCGAGGGCGAAACCGGCGGCTATGTCCGCGTCGCCGGAGAACCACGGGCGAGTACCATGATCGCCGTCCCCTTCACCGGTTCCGGCCCCGGCGGCACCGCGCTGGAGCATGTACCCGTCGGCAACACCCTGGGCGTGCTGGTCCTGTACAACCGCTACGGCGGCCAAGAATTCAACTCCTCCGACCTGCAAACCCTGGGCACCTTCGCCAAACAGGCGTCCGTCGCCGTCGAAAACGTGCTGCTGCACCGCCAAGCCGAACGTCTTAGCCTCACCGACCCACTCACCGGGCTGTGGAACTACCGCTTCCTGCAAGTGTCGCTCCAACGCGAAATTGACCGAGTCCGTCGCTTCAACCGGCCCTCTGCCCTACTGGCCATCGACCTCGACCACTTCAAAGCCGTCAACGACACTTACGGCCACCCCGTTGGCGACCAAGTCCTCGCCGAAGTCGCCCGCCGCCTCAACGCCCAAATCCGCGACGTGGACTCCGCATTCCGGCAAGGAGGCGAAGAATTCATGGTGCTGCTACCCGAAACCAACACCGCCGGAGCCAACACCGTCGCCGAGCGTCTCTCGCAGGCCGTCTCCAGCCAGCCCTTCACCGTCCGCCTCCCCGGCGACAAACAATCCATTCAGCTCAACATCACGATTTCCCTAGGTATCGCCGTCTTCGGCGAACACGGATCAAACACCGGTGAGATCATCTCCGCCGCCGACAACGCCCTATACGCGGCCAAATCAGCCGGACGCGACACCTGGAGAGTCGCCCAAGCGCACTGA
- a CDS encoding 5-formyltetrahydrofolate cyclo-ligase gives MSRTTGEKNNLRNDMLARRRELTTTQMAQADEAIFLALVEFLDRLPRKSSQRRIAAHQPFGTEPGATLRPRLPQRLESAGWEVLLPITLADNDLDWRRIDSDAPLGVGAITGCLAVIVPALAASASGMRLGRGGGSYDRALARVDTAPIVALLHDTDFPVEVPSLPHDRAVTAVITPSGGISPCPSA, from the coding sequence ATGAGCCGCACAACAGGAGAAAAAAACAATCTTCGCAACGACATGCTGGCCCGCCGCAGAGAGCTGACAACGACACAAATGGCGCAAGCCGACGAAGCGATCTTCCTAGCGCTGGTGGAGTTTCTCGACCGACTGCCAAGGAAGTCCTCCCAACGCCGCATTGCCGCGCACCAGCCATTCGGAACCGAACCGGGCGCGACCCTGCGGCCCCGCCTGCCGCAACGGCTCGAAAGCGCGGGCTGGGAGGTCCTGTTGCCGATCACGTTGGCGGACAACGATCTCGACTGGCGGCGCATTGACTCCGATGCCCCTTTGGGGGTGGGCGCGATCACCGGTTGCCTCGCGGTGATAGTGCCAGCCCTGGCCGCCTCCGCCTCCGGCATGCGACTCGGCCGCGGGGGCGGCTCATACGACCGGGCGCTAGCCCGAGTGGACACGGCACCCATCGTTGCGCTGCTGCATGATACCGACTTCCCGGTGGAGGTGCCCAGCCTGCCGCATGATCGAGCAGTGACGGCGGTCATAACCCCTTCGGGGGGAATTTCACCCTGCCCCAGCGCGTGA
- a CDS encoding FmdB family zinc ribbon protein — MPVYQYRCNACGGDLEARQSFTDAALTDCSECGKAGTLRKVFNSVGVVFKGSGFYRTDSRSQSTVAAQRSPQESSSSTKTESTSETSTTKSESSSSATSTDSAAKSKPKAASAAKS, encoded by the coding sequence GTGCCCGTCTACCAGTACCGCTGCAACGCCTGCGGAGGCGATCTCGAAGCCCGCCAGTCGTTCACCGACGCTGCTCTGACTGACTGCAGCGAATGCGGCAAGGCGGGAACGCTGCGGAAGGTCTTCAACTCAGTTGGCGTGGTCTTCAAGGGATCGGGCTTCTACCGCACCGACTCCCGTTCACAATCCACTGTGGCCGCCCAGCGCAGCCCGCAGGAGTCCTCTTCCTCAACTAAGACGGAGTCGACCTCAGAGACCTCCACGACCAAGTCGGAGTCGTCCTCTAGCGCGACATCCACCGACTCGGCAGCAAAATCAAAGCCTAAGGCGGCCTCAGCGGCGAAGTCATAA
- a CDS encoding LPXTG cell wall anchor domain-containing protein, with translation MRKLLTYAAASGLAATTAIAGATAALAQFEYDVPDTQAGHFDVAALLHPKQDDGLVLTWGDNGLALEHNHHAADPENDGQVWMFSALGEAEAGVDLVGDEEFLEENGEVYDVGQFHGVDIQISRADGSCLVVDPDSYRDSGDTRPVPGRNRIADVIVEDCESTEHDTSWTLRFRQRGDGLDLLLHTSGTFDPAHANPAQPNPEGSASDAGILDEAAEALSTKDDDHDDQGRNGDSSEEVLLLGTERRAIEAGARVDVSDPSGWHNQVWRVLTFELPPQEVPPEEVPPQPKLPTTGSATIIGVSAGAALAATGAAFLWWRRRQQASATTTW, from the coding sequence GTGCGTAAACTTCTGACATATGCCGCAGCGTCCGGACTCGCTGCCACGACCGCGATTGCTGGTGCCACCGCAGCACTTGCCCAGTTCGAATACGACGTGCCCGACACCCAAGCAGGCCACTTCGACGTCGCCGCTCTCTTGCACCCAAAACAAGACGACGGGCTTGTACTCACCTGGGGTGACAACGGTCTGGCCCTTGAGCACAACCATCACGCCGCTGACCCTGAGAACGATGGCCAAGTGTGGATGTTCTCCGCTTTGGGCGAGGCTGAGGCTGGCGTCGATCTCGTTGGGGATGAGGAATTCCTCGAGGAGAACGGCGAAGTCTATGATGTTGGCCAGTTCCACGGAGTGGACATCCAGATCTCCCGCGCCGACGGTTCGTGTCTGGTGGTTGACCCGGACTCCTACCGCGACAGCGGTGACACCCGACCGGTTCCCGGGCGCAACCGCATCGCAGATGTGATCGTCGAGGACTGTGAGAGCACCGAGCACGACACCAGTTGGACTCTGCGCTTCCGACAGCGAGGGGACGGACTAGATCTCCTCCTGCACACCAGCGGCACCTTCGATCCGGCGCACGCCAATCCGGCGCAGCCGAATCCCGAGGGGTCGGCGTCGGACGCGGGAATCCTAGACGAAGCGGCTGAGGCGTTGTCGACCAAGGACGACGACCATGACGATCAGGGCCGCAATGGAGACTCGTCCGAAGAAGTCCTTCTCTTGGGGACTGAGCGACGGGCGATCGAAGCCGGGGCGAGAGTCGACGTGTCAGATCCGAGTGGTTGGCACAATCAAGTGTGGCGCGTCTTGACCTTCGAGTTGCCACCCCAGGAAGTACCGCCGGAGGAAGTGCCGCCGCAGCCGAAGCTACCGACGACTGGCTCAGCCACCATCATCGGAGTATCCGCCGGGGCGGCGTTGGCCGCGACGGGCGCGGCGTTCCTGTGGTGGCGTCGCCGGCAACAGGCGAGCGCTACGACGACCTGGTAG
- the nuoH gene encoding NADH-quinone oxidoreductase subunit NuoH, which yields MPEWVEILLRLGGVMAAFLILPLVIGQTEHKLMAHMQGRLGPMHAGGFHGWAQLIADGLKFVQKEDLVPAKSDQQVFKLAPAVALIPYLLALLFIPLGPNDLVGQATDAGLFIVLALIGIGVMAVLMAGWASANKYTLIGGLRAAAQLLAYELPLVLAAASVAMAAGTLSLSGIVEAWEPWWLIWQAPAAVIFFIAGMAEIRRPPFDSPVADSELVFGYLTEYSGLRFALLLLAEYAGIVVISALTTVLFLGGWLGPGPDALGWLWTLLKVGLVSMVVIWLRVAWPRLRVDQIQSLCWKGLVPLALAQLVLTATVKLAWL from the coding sequence ATGCCTGAGTGGGTTGAGATCTTGCTGCGCCTGGGCGGTGTCATGGCGGCGTTTCTGATCTTGCCGCTGGTGATTGGGCAAACTGAACACAAACTGATGGCGCATATGCAAGGCCGGTTGGGCCCCATGCACGCGGGCGGTTTCCATGGCTGGGCCCAGTTGATCGCCGATGGCCTCAAGTTCGTGCAAAAGGAAGATCTCGTACCGGCGAAGTCAGACCAGCAGGTTTTTAAGCTGGCCCCGGCCGTGGCACTCATTCCGTACTTGTTGGCGTTGCTTTTTATTCCGTTGGGTCCCAATGACTTGGTTGGTCAAGCAACGGACGCGGGCTTGTTTATCGTGTTGGCGCTCATTGGCATTGGTGTGATGGCCGTGCTGATGGCTGGCTGGGCCAGTGCCAACAAATACACCCTCATTGGTGGGTTGCGAGCTGCGGCACAACTGCTGGCCTATGAGCTTCCTTTGGTGCTCGCCGCCGCTTCGGTGGCGATGGCGGCAGGCACGTTGTCGTTGTCCGGGATCGTTGAGGCATGGGAGCCGTGGTGGTTGATTTGGCAGGCCCCGGCCGCGGTCATTTTCTTTATCGCCGGAATGGCGGAGATCCGTCGGCCGCCTTTTGACTCGCCGGTGGCCGACTCTGAGTTGGTGTTTGGTTATCTCACTGAGTATTCAGGCTTGCGATTCGCTTTGCTATTGCTAGCCGAATACGCGGGCATCGTCGTCATTTCGGCTTTGACGACCGTGCTTTTCCTGGGCGGGTGGTTGGGCCCCGGGCCGGACGCGCTGGGTTGGCTATGGACGCTGCTGAAGGTGGGCCTTGTCTCGATGGTGGTCATCTGGCTGCGGGTCGCGTGGCCTCGGCTGCGGGTCGATCAGATCCAGTCATTGTGTTGGAAGGGCTTGGTGCCCTTGGCTTTGGCGCAACTGGTCCTCACCGCGACCGTCAAGCTGGCTTGGTTGTAG
- a CDS encoding NADH-quinone oxidoreductase subunit C — protein sequence MAQEHDWYSHVAQTLSLDVAQLNGDGPRVVVDVESESWLSAAVAVRDRLGCGFFDWLSAVDEAEDGMRMVAHLWNLDRHRGVLLRTMLPASDLVVDSLVSQFPGAAWHERETHEMFGVDFCGNEDLRPLLLPSEFRGHPLRKDFVLVSRVVKQWPGEVEPGGGRPAAKPSAEADAKPSKRPKRAPKRPLGVPDDPAWGKLGEPMRHSERLADEDGARRDAASAGEDEDA from the coding sequence ATGGCCCAGGAGCACGACTGGTATAGCCATGTTGCCCAGACGCTGTCTTTGGATGTCGCGCAGTTGAACGGCGACGGCCCTCGCGTCGTGGTCGATGTGGAGAGCGAATCCTGGCTGTCGGCCGCAGTAGCGGTGCGCGACCGGTTGGGGTGCGGCTTTTTCGACTGGTTGTCAGCAGTTGACGAAGCTGAAGACGGGATGCGCATGGTGGCGCACCTGTGGAACCTTGACCGCCATCGGGGCGTGTTGCTGCGCACGATGCTTCCGGCTTCTGATTTGGTTGTCGATTCCCTGGTGTCGCAGTTTCCGGGCGCTGCCTGGCATGAGCGCGAAACCCACGAAATGTTCGGCGTCGACTTTTGCGGCAATGAGGATTTGCGGCCGCTGTTGCTCCCGTCTGAGTTTAGGGGCCACCCGCTGCGTAAGGACTTTGTGCTCGTTAGTCGGGTTGTCAAGCAGTGGCCGGGTGAGGTCGAGCCCGGAGGTGGCCGTCCGGCGGCCAAGCCCTCTGCTGAGGCTGACGCCAAGCCATCCAAGCGGCCCAAACGTGCTCCTAAACGTCCGCTGGGGGTTCCTGATGACCCTGCCTGGGGAAAGCTCGGGGAACCGATGCGTCATTCGGAGCGCCTAGCCGATGAGGATGGCGCGAGGCGCGATGCTGCCTCGGCGGGGGAGGACGAGGATGCCTGA
- a CDS encoding NADH-quinone oxidoreductase subunit B — MGGVLGEPIRFILNWGRRYSLWVFNFGLACCAIEFIAASMSRHDFMRLGVIPFAHSPRQADLMVVSGTVTDKMAPAVKRLYDQMPEPKYVISFGACSNSGGPYWDSYSVTKGVDQIIPVDVYVPGCPPRPEALLHGITQLQQQIASEEAGPRARRRGQLRAPLVQPKSRDE, encoded by the coding sequence ATCGGGGGAGTGCTGGGCGAGCCGATTCGTTTCATTCTTAACTGGGGCCGCCGTTATTCACTGTGGGTGTTTAACTTTGGGCTGGCCTGTTGCGCCATCGAGTTCATCGCAGCTTCCATGAGCCGCCATGACTTTATGAGGCTCGGGGTGATTCCCTTTGCGCACAGTCCCCGCCAGGCGGATTTGATGGTGGTGTCGGGGACGGTGACTGACAAGATGGCCCCGGCTGTCAAGCGTCTTTACGACCAGATGCCGGAGCCGAAGTATGTTATTTCCTTCGGCGCGTGTTCGAACTCGGGCGGACCTTACTGGGATTCCTATAGCGTGACGAAGGGGGTCGATCAGATCATTCCCGTTGACGTCTATGTCCCTGGCTGTCCGCCGCGTCCGGAGGCGCTGTTGCACGGCATTACCCAGCTACAACAGCAGATTGCCTCCGAGGAGGCCGGGCCGCGGGCTCGTCGCCGCGGTCAGTTGCGGGCGCCGCTGGTTCAGCCGAAGAGCAGGGATGAGTGA
- a CDS encoding NADH-quinone oxidoreductase subunit A — protein sequence MAATYLHSYLTLGLLLAVGIGFVFVASMANWLLRRNDPSAAKAETYECGVDPVGSGWAQVEIRYYVYAFLFVLFAVEAVFIFPWAVVFADFGLIATVEMGIFVGVLALGLAYAWRKGVLKWQ from the coding sequence ATGGCCGCCACCTATCTGCACAGTTACCTGACCTTGGGGCTGCTGTTGGCCGTTGGCATTGGTTTCGTGTTTGTGGCGTCGATGGCCAATTGGCTGCTGCGTCGTAACGACCCGTCGGCGGCCAAGGCTGAGACGTACGAGTGCGGGGTTGATCCGGTTGGCAGCGGCTGGGCCCAGGTTGAGATCCGCTACTACGTTTACGCGTTCTTGTTCGTTCTGTTCGCGGTGGAGGCTGTTTTCATTTTCCCGTGGGCGGTCGTTTTCGCTGACTTTGGGCTTATTGCCACGGTGGAGATGGGAATTTTTGTTGGGGTGTTGGCTCTCGGGTTGGCCTACGCGTGGCGTAAAGGGGTCTTGAAATGGCAGTAG
- a CDS encoding ABC transporter permease, which translates to MSNTTTPTTQPAGGGKRVDAEAITSKERTQLQMIMTRFFRHKLAVGSLIVFLIIVAFAFIGPHLWKYDYRVNPDLLPWEPPSAEHPFGTNRAGRDMFGTTMRATGQSLKVAFLVALLSTGLGAIIGAVAGYFRGMIDAVISRFMEIMFVIPFLVITAALAGQIRGGATWFHMALIIGLFGWLGTARVVRAEVLSLREKEFIEAAKSLGATDLRIIFRHLLPNTMSVILVSATLQIAFAILAEATLSFLGLGIQPPDTSLGLLINDARGAPFTERWYLFYVPGIFIIMIALTINFIGDGLRDAMDPRQTMVRR; encoded by the coding sequence ATGAGTAACACGACTACACCTACCACTCAACCCGCCGGCGGCGGCAAGCGTGTCGACGCAGAGGCGATCACGTCCAAAGAACGCACGCAGCTACAGATGATTATGACCCGGTTCTTCCGGCACAAGCTGGCTGTGGGCTCGCTAATCGTCTTCTTGATCATCGTGGCGTTTGCCTTTATCGGTCCGCACCTGTGGAAATACGACTACCGGGTCAACCCCGACTTGCTGCCGTGGGAACCGCCCTCGGCCGAACACCCCTTCGGGACCAACCGGGCCGGACGCGACATGTTCGGTACCACCATGCGCGCCACCGGGCAGTCGCTCAAGGTGGCCTTCCTCGTGGCCCTGCTCTCCACCGGCCTGGGCGCTATCATTGGGGCTGTAGCCGGGTACTTCCGTGGCATGATCGACGCGGTGATCTCGCGCTTCATGGAGATCATGTTCGTCATTCCGTTCCTGGTGATCACGGCCGCCCTCGCCGGTCAGATCCGTGGCGGTGCCACCTGGTTCCACATGGCTCTCATCATCGGCCTATTCGGCTGGTTGGGTACGGCCCGTGTGGTCCGCGCTGAAGTGCTGTCGCTGCGTGAGAAGGAATTCATCGAGGCGGCCAAGTCGCTGGGTGCGACAGACCTTCGCATCATCTTCCGGCACTTGTTGCCGAACACGATGAGTGTCATTTTGGTGTCGGCCACCTTGCAGATCGCGTTCGCGATTCTCGCGGAGGCGACCCTATCCTTCCTGGGTCTCGGTATTCAGCCACCGGACACTTCCCTGGGTCTACTGATCAATGACGCCCGAGGGGCACCGTTTACCGAACGTTGGTACCTGTTCTATGTGCCAGGTATTTTCATCATCATGATCGCGCTGACGATCAACTTCATTGGTGACGGCCTCCGCGACGCGATGGACCCGCGACAGACGATGGTGAGGCGATAA
- a CDS encoding ABC transporter permease, translating into MVVFTIRRLLMMIPVLIGASMLAFVLVEISGDPVQEQVFQLQQSGEEVPPETIQAIEARLYYDRSTPERYWLWLTGIPENRGDIGLIQGKWGPSVQGPSHDIGEEIGSRFMVTLRLVLFATFASIGLAIITGVISAVRQYSIVDYVLTFVGFLALAMPTFWFAAFMKEAGVQLNQLFSTSVFKTYRDSSAGFQGNPWEVFVDAMPYLIIPTFVLMLTGYAAAARYQRAAMLEVLNSDYVRLARAKGVRNGTVMRRHALRTALIPIATFGPLGVATALGGSVVIEQIFGWRGLGQYAIETIRNTDAFALMAFLLISGILVLIGILVSDLLYGVLDPRIRYE; encoded by the coding sequence ATGGTTGTCTTTACAATACGACGCCTGTTGATGATGATTCCGGTTCTTATCGGGGCATCAATGCTCGCGTTTGTCCTAGTGGAAATTTCCGGAGACCCAGTTCAGGAACAAGTGTTCCAACTGCAGCAGTCCGGTGAAGAGGTCCCGCCAGAGACCATTCAGGCCATCGAGGCGCGGCTCTATTACGACCGCTCCACGCCTGAACGGTACTGGCTGTGGCTGACAGGCATCCCTGAGAACCGCGGCGACATCGGTCTCATCCAGGGAAAGTGGGGGCCGTCCGTGCAAGGGCCCTCCCATGACATCGGCGAGGAAATCGGCAGCCGATTCATGGTCACCCTGCGTTTGGTCCTGTTCGCCACGTTTGCCTCGATCGGTCTGGCCATCATCACTGGTGTGATCTCGGCGGTCCGGCAGTATTCAATAGTGGACTACGTGCTGACATTTGTCGGCTTCCTGGCGTTGGCGATGCCGACGTTCTGGTTCGCGGCGTTTATGAAGGAAGCTGGGGTGCAGCTTAATCAGCTGTTCAGCACCAGCGTATTTAAGACTTATCGAGATTCCTCGGCAGGCTTCCAAGGTAATCCTTGGGAGGTGTTCGTGGACGCCATGCCGTATCTGATCATCCCCACATTCGTGTTGATGTTGACCGGCTACGCGGCGGCCGCCCGTTATCAGCGTGCGGCGATGCTGGAGGTTCTCAACTCCGACTATGTGCGACTGGCTCGGGCCAAGGGCGTCCGCAATGGCACGGTCATGCGGCGGCACGCTCTGCGTACCGCCCTGATCCCGATCGCGACCTTCGGCCCGCTGGGTGTCGCGACCGCGCTGGGTGGCTCGGTGGTCATCGAGCAGATCTTTGGTTGGCGTGGACTCGGTCAGTACGCGATCGAAACAATTCGGAACACCGACGCGTTCGCCCTCATGGCGTTCCTGTTGATTTCCGGCATCCTAGTCCTGATCGGCATTTTGGTCTCCGACCTGCTGTACGGCGTACTTGACCCGAGGATTCGATATGAGTAA